TTCGGATTTCCTCTGGATGGTTGGGGGAAACAACTTCGATGTGTGGTTGGATGGCGGCAACAAGATCGGGGTCGAGCTCTGTTACGAGAGAATAATacgacttcttcttggatgGCTGTTGAAACGTTTCCCACGGTAGGTCATCGATGTTCCAGGTGTGAACGAGATTGATATCGGCGAATCGGAGCGAGACGGTTCGTTTCGACTTGGAAAGGGTGGTAACGTGCAGGTAAGACCGCAGAGAAATGGCTGCGGCGATGGCTGCCTATGCGCCAATGGCGATGTGAGTACAAAATTGACTATCAGGTGAGTCTGTCATACCTTGCCATGAACAACAGAGTGTTCTCCAAAAACAATGACCTTTCCTGGTGCTGATACCATGAAAGGAGGTGCCATAGGGCTGGACATTTTGCGGTTCAGTTTCATGCGACGAGGGCCGCTGCCGTTGCTCGACTCGCCAGATGTTTCCGAACCAGAATCAGATGCATGACTGTGACCGTTGCCATTGGCATGGCTGCCATTGAGCCCTTTAACCATGGCTGGGGTCAAAGAAGGCATGAAGGTGCAATTGGGATGTTGCGCGTTCCGAGCTAGTCGAATGGTAATCTCAATACGTGATGATCGTCCCTGTCAACGGGGGATAGATGGCTGTGCGGTATGTGTTTCGCGTTTCGAGATATATCGTGAAAAGTATTTGTTGTGAGGAGGATTGAAGATGAAGTGGAAAGAAGTTAACGACAGTAAGGAAGAAacgttgaagaagaagagattgCAAGGAAGAAGTTGGTTGCTTGGGTCGGTAAATTAGAGGTTGCTGTTCTGATGACTACTATCGTCAGGGGGTGGAAAGCACCTTTGTTAGATTCGAGAGCGGGGGTGTAAGGAGTTAAAAtaagtcagtcagtcagtcggCAAGGAGGGAAAATCAAAGTAAAAACCGGCAACGACGGCCTTGCTCCAACCACGCGAATGCAAGTGCAAGTGCAAGCCAGAGGAGCATGAATGGCAGAATGGGCAAGGAAGGTAATCCAAGCAACTCAGATCGTAACGTCACGGAAGGTGCGTTAGTAGTTGCCAGTCCAGAACGTAACTGCAAGTTACTGGCGTGTAATTGAGCTCCCCGCACTCCTTCGTTCCTCCCCAATGGATCTTTGTCCCTGGATCAATGTACTTGCTGTTTGACACACCTCAGACACTTGTTGGCTGGCCTGGCAGAATTAAGAGGGAACGACCGTCATCCGGAATAGGCAAGGGCTCAGATGCGCGTGCCTCCCTTGCGCAGCCTGCAGGCGCTTTATCGTGGCTCTGCCAACGAGCAAACAAGATGAAGTGGAACGGCCTTTTAACGAGACAGGGCCTAGGGAGTTGGGTTACAATCTAACTGCTATAGTCGATCTTTAGTCCAATAGATGTAATTTTGGAGTAGATGAGAATCACCTCGAACTAAAAGGATATATGATGATGCTATTCAAGCACAGCAACACCCGTCCTCTTTGATACTAGCTATTGCTGAATTGAATGTGTAATGTTGCGACGCCAATTGGGAGAAACTCAAAATAGCGGTCTAGCACCAAGTCTAGGCTTTTAGGGGTAGTGGTCTGGTACAGTATCTGGAGAATCGAGCCCACTAGGTACAACAACTTACACCCGGCTCTCCGCGATTTGTCGATGCAGCAACCAAATAGTGGAAAATCGAACGGGCAGGCGAAACAATATCAAGCGAGTTTCTCACAAAGGAATGGGACGAGACTCGGTATCGATTCTTCAGTCATGGAAACAAAGCTGAGGATGAGATGTATCTCACGAATAGTGACCAACTTGCAAGCGCGTGatagatgacgatgacaacCTCGAAACAATGCCATAGGATGAGCCAGAAACACTTACCAGGCGTATGACAACCCTGGCCCCCGCGTTCGAGCTGAATCAATACGCTAGACAGGACGCCGTTTCGAATGAAAGAAGCTCCGGTTGGTCAAGGCTCTTGTGCAATTGAATCCAGTCATGGACTCAGCCATAACACGCAAGAGTCCACGCCTCAAAATTATCTGCCGAAGTTTCGATCATTTGTTTCTACTTTTGGAGTCGTTGCGATTACGTCGCACTCCAATGCGGCGGGCCTAAAATATGACGACAGGCGGACGGGTAAAGACTACATCCTGTCATCTTTGGTGCCTGCAGTAAGAAAAAGCGATTACTGGTGTGGCCTTATCCAGTCCCCCAACTGGTGCATGCAGGTGTCCTCCTTGTTCAATCATTCTAAAGATAACAGCCCTTCTTCTGCAGCAAATAAAAGGATTTTTGGTAATACCCTTTTCGTATTCGCATATCTTTTATACGAATACATAACCGCAACAGAACTCTATGGCAGCACCAATCGACTCTGCTTGGAAGATTATTCCAACCTTTGGATCACAATCAATACAAAAGACTATCGAATTCTACGTCAATTTCCTTGGTTTCGAGCTAGGTGGAGTAAAGCCGGAGGATGGACATCCTTCCGAGTACACCTTCTGCTCAGTTTTTGCGGGCGATAGAGCTGCGGCCAACATTTACTTCTTCAAGTCAAAGGATGATTCCTTCAGGCCCAGCTGCGCTTACATTGCTCTAGGCACCGAGCAGCTAGACATTATGTACAATGCTATCAAATTTCAGAGGAACAATGTAATACAAGAGGACGTTCATGATCAGCCATGGGGTTATCGGCAGTTTGCTATCAAGGATCCTGATGGAAACACGTTGACCTTTTTCAAATTCCTAGAGGGCGAAAATCCCGGCAAGGAATAGTAGCGTTGTTTGAGGCCGTGCAAAGCAGTCATCGTTACATTGCGTGCACAATGTCTGAGGTTATCAATTACAGTCAGCTGTCTCGTTTTCGCAGTTCAGTCACTTCTGTACAACTTCAAGATAACAAGCCTCAAGAGACTTTCAGCTTTACCAGCACTTGGGGGGAGTTCATGTACTGTCGTTCTTCTTGACAGCTGACACGGGAATACTATGTATATTGCTGACTGTTGATCTCCCCCAGGCATCGTAATGGGTGCATCACCAATTGAGCCCCGCTTCACGCAAGCTGGAGATGCCTAATCTACACACCAACCTTATTACCCAGCCGCCAGCATCGCCAAGTACATGAACTTATCGTCTTCGCCGTCTGACGGCATAATCATTGCCGTTACCACATCATGAAGGGTACCTCGGAAGTCGCGGAAGTCGCCTTCCTTCAGCTATCAGTCGACCACAATCCAGAGGAGTTAGGAGAAATCCTTCAGAGAACGCAACAAATCCAAGCTCAATGGATCAGTCAACACCAGCCAAAGCTTCTTGAAGGGAAGCCATATCACCATACAACCGAAGTGTGGATTGGCGAACACGAGAGGCCTTACTTGTTACTCACTGCTCCTTGGGAGTCCGTGGATGCACATAATCAATGGATTCAAAGCCAAGAAAACATGTCTCTGATGCAAGAACTCAAAGGATTCATCAGCCAAGACAAGGATTCTGTAGTTTTGTACCACTTGACACCTGCAGGCGGGAACAATGACTTTCGTGGTGATATCCTTGCTCGAGGGCCAGTCAAGCTCTGGAAGATATCAGTGACGCCTGAATGTAAGGCGAAGCTCGAGGAGGAGTACCGCATCATTGAGGCCCAATCCTCGACAGAACCAAACCAAAGGATGTGGGCAGGGTGGAGGGTAGAAAAAGAGGACACCGAAGATATGGTTATACTTGCGTCCCCGGGGTTCGAAGAGGTGATAGAGTCCGGTATTGCAGTAAAGTTTGAAGATGCTCAAGTCTCCCGGCTCGGACACAGACCCTTTATGCATTAGCAAAAACAAAACAGTCATCACTCAAAACACGTCTTGACTCGAATCggttctttttatttttttagaCTCATTCGAGTATTCTCCTTTCAGAGCACATGATGAAATGCAAGGTATCCCAAGACGCCCATTCGTGCATGTGAATCTCCCGCTACCAAGAGTTACCCGTTTTCAAACCACCTTCATTTAAGcagacttcttcttgctagAGACGTCGGTGAGTTGCAGGTCTGGTGGATTTATTGTCAGTAAGCTGGATTTCCATCGTGGGTATTTTGTCGGGAGAGCATACTGGGGGGAAGGCTctgcttgagcttctcggccTTGTCGTTGTCCTTGAGAACCAGGGTGTAGAGGTTCTTCTGGCAGCGGACCTTGAACTTAATGTTGTTGGTctgcttgttcttcttgatccGGGCGGCTGTTGAGATGAATTGTTAGAATCGATTTGGGTTCCGTACGAAGCTTCGTATGGGTAGTTGCTTATTCGTTCAAAAACGTACAGGAGGCGTCCTTCCGACGGCAGATCTCAATGAACTATAAGAAATTGAATCAGTGATTTGTTCATAAATCCAAATTATTCTCTTCTTGTGGTATTCCGATCTCCATACCTTCTTAATATCAGCGACCTCTTGAGGCATCTTGGCGGTAGTTCAAGGTGGGATGGTTTGAACAGGTAACTTGACGGGCACTGGTTTGCGATTAGAGTATTTCGACAGAATTGAGAAAATGTTTTGTGCGCAGGCAAGCGGGTGGGTGCACGGACCATTTCAAGTTCTGGCCAGCTCGGGAGAGAAGGGCGCCGATCCACCGAGGTGTGGCGTAGAGGAAGTACGTGGCGCAGATCAGGTTCTGAGACTGAGAGGCAACAACAGGCAACTCACTCAGCTTGGTTTTGGCCACCTTTACACTAcgatattaaaatttaacATTTCTTgattcttatattaaaacCCTATCAAAGCCCGAATTTCATTCTCAACTGTACAATTACCtggtggttgttgttgtcgaaGTATCCCGCCATAGATCAACTTGTCAAACAGGTGAACACGAATAACAATGTCTACTCGCCTTGATAATCTCTTAAAGTCCAAGGTAAGTGAGAGTATCCCATACAACATACTCTATATCTGCATGATGGAACTCTACTAAATTTTGCATAGAACGTTGTTCTCCGTAAGTGCTCGTCACCTTCAGGGTAAGCTATATACTGACTATGATCCAGTTTTTGGAGGCGTCGTCTCTATGGCGGCAGCATACACTATCTGGGGAAACGATGGTCAAGGGATGTTCCCTCCTCTGTCAGATCCTACCGGTGACCCCAAAACGTGGTCTCGAGAAGAATGCCGACTGTGGTTGGAAAAGGTGAGTCAAATCCAGGTACCTTTACAAGCGACGCATACTAACCTTCTATAGAGAAACCTACATCCAGATCCCAAAGCTACAAAAGAGGAGCTTATCGAAAGGGTTCTGGCCAATATGCGCATCCCAAGAAAGTAAAGAATTGGCTAGAACATGACTGGAGTCATGGTTATAATTGCTTGTCGCTTTGTTGCATTTCTTGATACCACAGCTAAATGTCTTGTCCTCATACACACAATACGATTATCCTTTTATGCAAAGTTTAGCATTGTAACTCCAGACTTGATATCTATATATCGAGGTTTGagttaaattaaaaactgAATACATACTCAGCAAACTATGGCACGTCTCTCGATAATGATTTTCTTTTGCTATCATCCTTCAGAATCATCGAATCATTAATCCAAGCCCATTTCAGTGGAGCCCATAGGGGGTACTTCGCCGCCAGCCATCAAACGCATGTGTTTCGTGTACCTTGACTCAACCAACCACCCAACAAAGTTTAAGCTGTTAATCGTCTCACTTGGCTGCACGTGCCACAACAACCGCTGGGTTATAGTTCAGTAGCACTCAACTTAACCTAATCTCTTCCATGTCATAGCTTTTGTGAACTCACGATAGTATAATCTTGGTAGCTGATCGCAGGTTTCTCAAGTCTTGCGACCATGGCTCCTGAGTAATCCAAATAACAACCAGGACCAACATTCTGCCACCCCCCGAACCATATTAAATCATCCGAATAAACGATTTGCGATCTGGCGCTTCCATGTTGCGACGTCATATCCAACATCTACACAATGGCATTCCTTGAGGACCCCCGACTGCGTCAACGTTGGAATCAGATCGCGCACGATACCGAGACGATAACAGAGAACGCAGCAGCTGGAATTTGGACATTTCAGCATAATTACATCAACCCTTGTTTCTCCTCCATCGCCCACTCGTTTGAACAGTGCACAACTGTTTGTTTAGGTGACCCCGAAGAACGTTTACGACGGCGTAGAGAACGAGAGCTGTCGCACAGTAGGGCCGAATATAGCTTCGACTTTTACGATGACTGGTatgaagaagaacaaagcgGTCTCTTTGGAGCGTGGGGCAACGAGGACTGGGATAGGTTGCTGGCTGGGACCGGCAGTTCGAGAAAGCATAATGGAGCAGAGACAGAACAGCCACGCAGGAAACGTGGCATGAGCTACGGAACTCGAGACAGACGACGAAAACCAAGCATGGATGACGACCCAACTGTTATTCCCAAGACTCAACCAATTGGATTCCTCAGTAAACTACCATGGAAAGTGGGCGGTACTCTACGATACAAGCCTAGCGCGGCAGATTTACAAGACCATCCACATCGACATGGCGCTGGAGAGAATGAACCACTACTACACTCAGATGATGGATCTGACCTCGATCTCGACCGACCAGTGACTAGGAAGCGCAGCGGGACGACTGGATCGGGCGATACATCAGACTCGTATCGATCACGGGGAGACTTATTCCCAAGTGACGGCGAGGGCGAAGAAGACGCCGTCCCACTAGACGATGAAGTAACATATGACATGGTCAGAAAAGATGACAGGAGCGGACGAAGCGCGAGGACAAGCAGTAAGGGTAAAAGACCAGCAGGCGGATTAGCTGGTTCAAGGACGGTCTCACGAACAACACTAGGATCTTGTACATCGAAAGACGATTTCCGATTGGAGCGTCGTTCAACCTCATACTCTGCCACGCCAGACGTAGAAGAGACGCCGACTCTGCACGACTTGGAAAGAGAGGAGCACTTGCTACAAAAAGAAGAGGACGAAGCCgtcaagagaaagaagcaaGCTGCAGCACAGCTTGCAGCAGAAAAAGGTCTTGCATTGAGAGGATCTGAACCGCAATATTTCCCAGACACAAAACC
This Fusarium poae strain DAOMC 252244 chromosome 3, whole genome shotgun sequence DNA region includes the following protein-coding sequences:
- a CDS encoding hypothetical protein (BUSCO:41692at5125), coding for MAFLEDPRLRQRWNQIAHDTETITENAAAGIWTFQHNYINPCFSSIAHSFEQCTTVCLGDPEERLRRRRERELSHSRAEYSFDFYDDWYEEEQSGLFGAWGNEDWDRLLAGTGSSRKHNGAETEQPRRKRGMSYGTRDRRRKPSMDDDPTVIPKTQPIGFLSKLPWKVGGTLRYKPSAADLQDHPHRHGAGENEPLLHSDDGSDLDLDRPVTRKRSGTTGSGDTSDSYRSRGDLFPSDGEGEEDAVPLDDEVTYDMVRKDDRSGRSARTSSKGKRPAGGLAGSRTVSRTTLGSCTSKDDFRLERRSTSYSATPDVEETPTLHDLEREEHLLQKEEDEAVKRKKQAAAQLAAEKGLALRGSEPQYFPDTKPQVAEDDVYEASPSKAAYQHVEEVGNTLHVSKRGESGRAKSPEGSDDTESPEKTDFVPARLPHF
- the RPL38 gene encoding 60S ribosomal protein L38 (BUSCO:60640at5125), translating into MPQEVADIKKFIEICRRKDASSARIKKNKQTNNIKFKVRCQKNLYTLVLKDNDKAEKLKQSLPPNLQLTDVSSKKKSA